One stretch of Saccharomonospora xinjiangensis XJ-54 DNA includes these proteins:
- a CDS encoding alpha/beta fold hydrolase: MTRWRGGAGNGSRHGRWSTGPQEFTIDGAGTHVVTAGRGDRTVVVVFGTNTCVAAQYPLIAALSQRCRVVAADLPGQPGLSSGDRPPAADRLTWYGRWLEQVIDAATHGPVTVLGHSLGAAVALACPAGRVEHQVLVSPAGLVSLRVTPGVVLAAAGWMIRRSDSGSLRLLRQMHAPGNRPRAELVEWLPLVARHVRSSADPGPLPAPARLVRRTVAVGARDVFLPPRRLRPQVRRALGAELRVVYGAGHFVTDERPDEIAALAHG; the protein is encoded by the coding sequence GTGACGCGGTGGCGCGGTGGTGCCGGGAACGGCTCGCGGCATGGCCGCTGGAGCACCGGCCCCCAGGAGTTCACGATCGACGGTGCGGGGACACACGTGGTGACGGCAGGCCGCGGTGATCGGACCGTGGTGGTCGTGTTCGGCACCAACACCTGCGTGGCGGCACAGTATCCGCTGATCGCGGCGCTGAGCCAGCGGTGCAGGGTGGTGGCGGCGGACCTGCCGGGCCAACCCGGGCTCAGCAGCGGCGACCGCCCACCGGCGGCGGACCGTCTCACCTGGTACGGCCGGTGGCTGGAACAGGTGATCGACGCGGCCACGCACGGCCCTGTGACGGTGCTCGGACATTCACTCGGCGCGGCGGTCGCGCTGGCGTGCCCGGCGGGCAGGGTCGAGCACCAGGTGCTGGTCTCCCCTGCTGGACTGGTGTCGTTGCGGGTCACTCCCGGTGTCGTGCTGGCGGCGGCGGGCTGGATGATCCGGCGATCGGACTCCGGCAGCCTGCGGTTGCTGCGCCAGATGCACGCGCCCGGCAACCGGCCGCGTGCCGAACTGGTCGAATGGCTGCCCCTGGTGGCCCGGCACGTGCGGTCGAGCGCCGATCCGGGACCGCTGCCCGCGCCGGCCCGTCTTGTGCGCCGCACCGTCGCGGTCGGGGCGAGGGACGTGTTCCTCCCGCCCCGGCGTCTCCGACCACAGGTTCGACGTGCGCTCGGTGCCGAGCTGAGAGTCGTGTACGGCGCCGGG